The following coding sequences are from one Paenibacillus stellifer window:
- the ftsX gene encoding permease-like cell division protein FtsX: protein MSFKTFLRHVREGFKNVFRNGWMSVASITSIVVSLLVLGVFILLVLNVNSLADKADSQVQITVHLTLETTQALRDTLQNEIGSMPEVSKIEFISKEQGLEDLRKDLGPDADSILEGFDKDNNPLNDAFRVEVVEPTTVPFVAKKIEALNDTHPEKPIYKVKYGQGAIETLFKVTRTIRNIGFVFVAGLAVVSMFLISNTIRVTILARRKEIGIMKLVGATNAFIRWPFFVEGALIGLIGSLITVGILYAGYSGLNSSVAGDPLMGWNLIPFEKIWVLLSGLLVGLGVLIGIWGSVVSIRKSLKV, encoded by the coding sequence ATGAGTTTTAAAACCTTCTTGCGTCATGTGCGGGAAGGCTTCAAGAACGTATTCCGCAACGGGTGGATGTCGGTGGCTTCCATCACGTCCATTGTGGTTTCGCTGCTTGTGCTGGGTGTCTTCATCCTTCTTGTACTAAATGTCAATTCACTCGCGGACAAGGCGGACAGCCAGGTCCAGATCACCGTACATCTGACGCTGGAGACGACTCAGGCGCTCCGCGATACGCTCCAGAACGAAATCGGCAGCATGCCCGAGGTCAGCAAGATCGAGTTCATCTCCAAGGAGCAGGGGCTCGAGGATCTGCGCAAGGATTTGGGGCCTGATGCCGACAGCATTCTGGAGGGCTTCGACAAAGATAACAACCCGCTGAACGACGCCTTCCGGGTGGAGGTTGTGGAGCCGACGACCGTGCCTTTTGTGGCGAAGAAGATCGAGGCCCTCAACGACACCCATCCCGAGAAGCCGATCTATAAAGTGAAGTACGGACAAGGCGCCATCGAGACCCTGTTCAAAGTTACGAGAACCATCCGCAACATCGGATTCGTGTTCGTGGCGGGACTGGCGGTCGTGTCCATGTTCCTTATTTCCAATACGATCCGGGTCACCATCCTGGCCCGCCGCAAGGAAATCGGCATTATGAAGCTCGTTGGGGCTACCAACGCTTTTATCAGGTGGCCGTTCTTCGTGGAGGGCGCGCTGATCGGACTGATCGGCTCGCTGATTACCGTAGGCATTCTCTATGCCGGATACTCCGGCTTGAACTCGTCAGTTGCGGGCGACCCGCTGATGGGCTGGAACCTCATTCCTTTCGAGAAGATCTGGGTGCTGCTGAGCGGACTGCTTGTCGGTCTCGGCGTGCTGATCGGCATTTGGGGAAGCGTCGTATCCATCCGCAAGTCGCTGAAGGTATAA
- a CDS encoding sensor histidine kinase: MNKPLSFLRYGLIVVPAFLFMYIGEYTDYGLFTLHLLILLLIATMGGRLPERFVPAAAAAEMLYSVWLCSRYGSLMVFPSLSSLLVYSRMRFRPVYLLLGAAHLAALNAVFLHADPLERAWINLGFLTSAVLCLQLAAASRGQEEMMMLYDELRRKHFELDEARSRLLQFTAQVETAAQSEERVRIGRQIHDDIGHRLIRVKMMMEAALHTFPSAPEAGLSMMYQVRDQLAEAMDELRTAVRRIGREPRLEGAYALDLLLEVTGRDTGIRTSYDVEGTPYPLYPSQQVVLYKNAKEAITNGLRHGHATEVGIRLFYREAEVVLEVWNNGSVPETGAPCDSRPNGGMGLQGMDERTRLIGGSLEIVAAYPFTVITRIPVYKQNEVM; the protein is encoded by the coding sequence TTGAACAAACCTCTTAGCTTTCTCCGGTACGGCCTGATCGTCGTGCCCGCTTTTCTCTTCATGTATATCGGAGAGTATACCGACTATGGACTCTTTACACTGCATTTGCTGATCCTTCTGCTTATTGCGACAATGGGGGGCCGGCTGCCGGAACGCTTCGTCCCGGCAGCCGCCGCAGCGGAAATGCTGTATTCCGTCTGGCTGTGCAGCCGCTACGGCAGCCTGATGGTGTTCCCTTCCCTGTCCTCGCTGCTCGTCTACTCCCGCATGCGCTTCCGGCCGGTGTATTTGCTGCTTGGCGCCGCTCATCTGGCCGCCCTAAACGCAGTATTCCTGCATGCTGATCCGCTGGAACGCGCCTGGATCAACCTGGGCTTCCTGACTTCCGCTGTGCTGTGTCTGCAGCTCGCTGCCGCCAGCCGGGGGCAGGAGGAGATGATGATGCTCTACGATGAGCTGCGCAGGAAGCATTTCGAGCTGGATGAAGCGCGCAGCCGGCTGCTCCAGTTCACCGCCCAGGTCGAAACCGCCGCCCAGTCCGAAGAGCGGGTGCGCATCGGCCGGCAAATTCACGACGACATCGGACACCGGCTGATCCGGGTCAAAATGATGATGGAAGCCGCGCTGCATACCTTTCCGTCCGCACCGGAAGCAGGCCTGTCGATGATGTACCAGGTGCGCGACCAGTTGGCGGAGGCCATGGACGAACTGCGGACCGCAGTAAGGCGCATCGGCCGGGAGCCCCGTCTTGAAGGCGCATATGCCCTGGACCTCCTGCTTGAAGTAACGGGACGCGACACCGGCATCCGCACCTCTTACGATGTGGAAGGTACGCCGTATCCGCTCTATCCGAGCCAGCAGGTCGTCCTGTACAAAAATGCAAAGGAAGCCATAACGAACGGGCTGCGGCACGGACATGCAACCGAGGTTGGCATCCGGCTTTTTTACCGGGAGGCCGAAGTCGTCCTGGAAGTCTGGAATAACGGCAGCGTGCCGGAGACCGGAGCCCCCTGCGATTCCCGGCCGAACGGCGGAATGGGACTCCAGGGCATGGACGAGCGCACCCGCCTTATCGGCGGCAGTCTCGAAATCGTGGCGGCCTATCCGTTCACCGTCATCACGCGGATTCCGGTCTATAAGCAGAATGAAGTGATGTAA
- a CDS encoding AraC family transcriptional regulator → MPENKGRPAGGEDAGTDLADQEKLGDLLNMVIKKEIREGHNSTMLPFLSIVKRSSPTMLRHGVLTPSFCLILQGSKKLYLGQDIIYYHAGDYVTSLIDMPASGQTVHATSESPYIGLRVDLSTQEIASVIMEAGIADKPKRTQAHKAAFVGKSNSALLDAFIRLMKLPDRHQDAVFLGNLIKREMIYHLLTGCSGHLFLQMTFFTQQRDGIGKAIGWIRDNYASSFTVAELARMSNMSISGLHHKFKEVTTLGPLQYQKSIRLQEARRLMLSEAMDATSAAREVGYESPTQFNREYRRLFGLPPLRDIREIRQRQYPVTNLMDS, encoded by the coding sequence TTGCCGGAGAACAAGGGGAGACCTGCCGGAGGCGAAGATGCCGGGACTGATCTGGCGGATCAGGAGAAGCTAGGTGATTTGCTCAACATGGTGATAAAAAAGGAAATCAGAGAAGGCCATAATTCGACGATGCTGCCTTTTCTTTCGATTGTGAAGCGCAGCAGTCCAACCATGCTGAGACATGGCGTATTGACACCTTCCTTTTGCCTTATTCTGCAAGGAAGCAAGAAACTCTATCTGGGCCAGGATATCATCTATTATCATGCGGGAGATTATGTGACCTCATTGATCGATATGCCTGCATCCGGACAGACCGTTCACGCCACATCAGAGTCCCCCTACATCGGTCTTCGCGTCGATCTGTCCACACAGGAGATTGCTTCGGTAATTATGGAGGCCGGAATCGCTGACAAGCCCAAGCGAACCCAGGCGCATAAAGCGGCATTTGTCGGCAAGAGCAACTCCGCTCTGCTCGATGCGTTCATCCGTTTGATGAAACTGCCCGACCGGCATCAAGACGCTGTCTTTCTGGGGAATCTGATTAAACGTGAAATGATCTACCATCTGTTGACGGGATGCAGCGGCCATCTTTTTCTACAGATGACCTTCTTCACTCAGCAGAGAGACGGAATTGGCAAAGCAATCGGCTGGATCAGGGACAATTACGCCAGCTCGTTCACGGTTGCCGAATTGGCCAGGATGAGCAACATGAGCATCTCGGGACTTCACCATAAATTTAAAGAGGTCACAACACTGGGGCCGCTGCAATATCAAAAAAGCATTCGCCTGCAGGAAGCCAGGCGCCTGATGCTTAGCGAAGCGATGGATGCCACGAGCGCAGCGCGGGAGGTCGGCTATGAAAGCCCGACCCAGTTCAACCGTGAATACCGGCGGCTGTTCGGCCTGCCTCCCCTTAGAGACATTCGGGAGATTAGGCAAAGGCAGTATCCCGTCACGAACCTGATGGATTCATAG
- a CDS encoding S41 family peptidase: MLKKSTAAIMIVAALLCGSLLTLAATGTIFTGQAVGESAAPAAAAGGGLKQSEANKLGTALTLIEGNYYKDVDRSKLIDGAVNGMMEALGDPYSNYMAKETAQQFEESIEGSFSGIGAEVASDNGKVVVVSPIKGSPAEKAGIQAKDVIVSVNGESLQGLDLNDAVAKIRGPKGSTATLVVQRSGSSQPMTFNIKRDDVKLETVYAKMENGGVGVIEITQFSMNTADRFKEELSKLEKQGMKGLVIDVRNDPGGVLPVVIEIAEQFVPKGKTIVQVENKAKEREETNSKGSGKDYPVAVLMNKGSASASEILAGALQQSAGAKLIGENSFGKGTVQTSFEKQLGDGSLLKITIAKWLTPDGSWIHGKGIKPDIAVAQPDYFSVSPINKSVTLQYNSNSSDVKSAQIMLAGLGYKPGRKDGYFDTATKEAVKKFQSASKLTVTGAIDAKTAEALETALIKAIQSPVNDNQRNRGIEEIRKEIAAK, from the coding sequence ATGTTAAAGAAGAGTACGGCGGCCATCATGATTGTTGCCGCCCTCCTGTGCGGCAGCCTGCTGACGCTCGCTGCGACCGGCACAATCTTTACGGGACAAGCCGTTGGAGAGAGCGCGGCGCCGGCGGCAGCAGCCGGAGGCGGACTGAAGCAGAGCGAAGCGAACAAGCTGGGCACGGCGCTCACTCTGATTGAAGGGAATTATTACAAGGATGTGGACCGCAGCAAGCTGATCGACGGAGCCGTGAACGGCATGATGGAGGCGCTCGGCGATCCATATTCCAACTATATGGCCAAGGAGACGGCCCAGCAGTTTGAAGAGAGCATTGAAGGCTCCTTCAGCGGCATCGGCGCCGAGGTCGCCTCGGATAACGGCAAGGTAGTTGTCGTGTCGCCGATTAAAGGTTCTCCTGCGGAGAAGGCCGGCATTCAGGCGAAGGACGTTATCGTCTCGGTGAACGGGGAATCCTTGCAGGGGCTCGACCTGAACGATGCGGTCGCCAAGATCCGCGGACCGAAGGGCAGCACGGCAACGCTCGTCGTTCAGCGGTCCGGCTCATCGCAGCCAATGACCTTCAATATCAAGCGCGATGACGTCAAGCTGGAGACGGTGTATGCCAAGATGGAGAACGGAGGCGTTGGCGTCATCGAGATTACGCAGTTCTCGATGAACACAGCAGACCGTTTCAAGGAAGAACTGTCCAAGCTGGAGAAGCAGGGCATGAAAGGACTCGTGATCGACGTCCGCAACGATCCCGGCGGCGTGCTGCCGGTCGTAATTGAAATTGCCGAGCAGTTCGTGCCGAAGGGCAAGACCATCGTTCAGGTGGAGAACAAGGCGAAAGAGCGCGAGGAGACGAATTCCAAGGGCAGCGGCAAGGATTACCCGGTCGCTGTGCTCATGAACAAGGGCAGCGCCAGCGCTTCCGAAATTCTCGCAGGCGCCCTGCAGCAGTCGGCGGGAGCGAAGCTGATCGGCGAGAACTCCTTCGGCAAAGGCACGGTGCAGACGAGCTTTGAGAAGCAGCTCGGCGACGGCAGTCTGCTGAAGATCACGATTGCCAAGTGGCTGACACCGGACGGCAGCTGGATTCACGGCAAGGGCATCAAGCCGGATATCGCGGTGGCGCAGCCGGATTATTTCTCGGTGTCGCCGATCAACAAGAGCGTGACACTGCAGTATAACAGCAACAGCTCCGATGTGAAGAGCGCGCAGATCATGCTGGCGGGACTCGGCTACAAGCCGGGCCGCAAGGACGGATATTTCGACACCGCGACCAAGGAAGCGGTCAAGAAATTCCAGAGCGCGTCGAAGCTGACAGTTACCGGCGCTATTGACGCCAAGACGGCAGAAGCGCTGGAGACCGCTCTGATCAAGGCAATTCAGAGCCCGGTTAACGACAATCAGCGTAATCGGGGCATTGAAGAGATCCGCAAGGAAATCGCAGCGAAATAA
- a CDS encoding murein hydrolase activator EnvC family protein produces the protein MKKIAAGLALLLLSAVMFQPSEGYASKTSITEIDKQLKALQQSAKDAKAQQEKAAAQGQEAQHYKNKTTQNLQVVLGQIELVKGEMTQISTKIDNTEKSLKTTAAELDAAQERVESRQKLIESRVRLMYTDGTVSYLDVLLSSTSFSDFLTRADSLKTIVDQDQDLLEQHKRDEATVTAKKKELEGQYALAKQLYTDLESQRSVLKDKEAEKQELIAYYDKAIDDAEDITQEQNAKLVQLASQRAALEEQKDKIKAEEAARRAAAAKAAAAKRAAEEAARKEAAAKAAAAKAAEAQTVASSSDDEAEHGGDDNSGTYASGSGPLLLPVGQARISSPYGYRIHPVTGVRKLHTGVDFAVPQGTNIHAAEAGTVIVAEWWSGYGYTVVIDHGGGMWTLYGHIREGGIKVSVGDRVERGQTIAESGATGRVTGPHLHFEVRIDGTPVDPMDYL, from the coding sequence TTGAAAAAGATAGCCGCCGGATTAGCCTTACTGCTGTTGTCCGCCGTTATGTTCCAGCCCTCTGAAGGATATGCCAGCAAAACGAGCATCACCGAAATCGACAAGCAGCTGAAGGCGCTGCAGCAGAGTGCCAAGGACGCCAAAGCCCAGCAGGAAAAAGCAGCCGCCCAGGGCCAGGAGGCTCAGCATTACAAGAACAAGACCACACAGAATCTGCAGGTTGTGCTCGGCCAGATCGAGCTGGTGAAGGGTGAAATGACCCAGATCTCCACCAAGATTGACAATACCGAGAAATCGCTGAAGACGACGGCGGCCGAGCTGGACGCTGCGCAGGAACGGGTCGAATCCCGCCAGAAACTGATTGAGTCCCGGGTGCGTCTTATGTATACGGACGGTACGGTGTCCTATCTGGATGTCCTGCTCTCTTCGACAAGCTTCTCCGACTTTCTGACCCGCGCCGACTCTCTGAAGACGATCGTGGATCAGGACCAGGATCTGCTGGAGCAGCACAAGCGGGACGAAGCGACTGTAACAGCCAAGAAGAAGGAACTGGAAGGGCAGTACGCGCTGGCCAAGCAGCTGTACACCGATCTGGAATCCCAGCGCAGCGTCCTGAAGGATAAGGAAGCCGAGAAGCAGGAACTGATCGCTTACTACGATAAGGCGATCGATGACGCCGAGGATATCACTCAGGAGCAGAACGCCAAGCTTGTTCAGCTCGCGAGCCAGCGCGCGGCGCTTGAAGAGCAGAAGGACAAGATCAAAGCGGAGGAAGCGGCTCGCAGAGCGGCTGCTGCCAAAGCGGCAGCGGCCAAACGCGCGGCGGAAGAGGCCGCACGCAAGGAGGCCGCCGCCAAGGCAGCCGCTGCTAAGGCAGCGGAAGCGCAGACGGTGGCCAGTTCCTCCGATGATGAAGCGGAGCATGGCGGCGATGACAACAGCGGCACTTACGCAAGCGGCAGCGGCCCGCTGCTGCTGCCTGTCGGCCAGGCGCGGATTTCGTCGCCGTACGGCTACCGGATCCATCCGGTGACAGGCGTGCGCAAGCTGCATACCGGCGTCGACTTCGCCGTGCCGCAGGGCACGAATATCCACGCCGCGGAAGCCGGTACGGTTATCGTGGCGGAATGGTGGAGCGGCTACGGCTACACGGTGGTGATTGACCACGGAGGCGGCATGTGGACGCTGTACGGACATATCCGCGAAGGCGGCATCAAGGTCAGCGTGGGCGACCGCGTGGAACGCGGCCAGACCATTGCGGAATCGGGCGCGACCGGACGGGTGACGGGTCCGCATCTGCACTTTGAGGTGCGGATCGACGGAACGCCGGTCGACCCTATGGACTATCTGTAA
- the ftsE gene encoding cell division ATP-binding protein FtsE, whose translation MIEMQDVWKTYPNGTHALQGVSVKIDRNEFVYIVGPSGAGKSTFMKLIYREETPTKGQISVGGFNIGKLKPRKIPYVRRNIGVVFQDFRLLPKLTAFENVAFAMEVIEAPKKQIKKRVNEVLDLVGLRNKANREPSQLSGGEQQRIAIARAIVNNPSVIVADEPTGNLDPETSWGIMQLLDEINFRGTTIVMATHNRDIVNKMRKRVLAIEHGQIVRDQLRGEYGYEF comes from the coding sequence ATGATCGAAATGCAGGATGTTTGGAAGACGTACCCTAACGGGACTCACGCACTTCAAGGAGTATCGGTCAAAATCGACCGCAACGAATTCGTATATATCGTCGGTCCGTCCGGAGCCGGCAAATCGACGTTCATGAAATTGATCTATAGAGAGGAAACGCCGACCAAGGGGCAAATCTCCGTGGGCGGATTCAATATCGGTAAGCTGAAGCCGCGCAAAATCCCTTATGTCCGCCGCAACATCGGCGTCGTGTTTCAGGATTTCCGGCTGCTGCCGAAGCTGACGGCCTTCGAGAACGTCGCCTTCGCAATGGAGGTCATCGAAGCGCCGAAGAAGCAGATCAAGAAACGGGTCAATGAGGTGCTCGACCTCGTGGGACTGCGCAACAAAGCAAACCGTGAGCCTTCCCAGCTCTCCGGCGGGGAGCAGCAGCGCATTGCCATTGCCCGGGCCATTGTGAACAATCCGTCGGTTATTGTGGCGGACGAGCCCACAGGCAACCTGGACCCCGAGACGTCATGGGGGATTATGCAGCTGCTGGACGAGATCAATTTTCGCGGCACGACGATCGTGATGGCGACCCATAACCGCGATATTGTCAACAAGATGCGCAAGCGGGTGCTGGCCATCGAGCACGGGCAGATTGTCAGAGACCAGCTGAGAGGGGAGTACGGGTATGAGTTTTAA
- a CDS encoding PDZ domain-containing protein — MNDLLDLLASLGNAALHMLTQPFYYIAVLFLFLYYRRQTLQERRLIHVKLHAAGSEVWRALWSGLVVGLAVSAAAIALGVSVSTPGVLCIWAVSLLLLLIRVRYFCFAYTIGLLGVLQYILSWLPDFRPAGFWGETIMAVRGLDIPALLVLAGILHLAEALLARWQGRGLATPLFLDGKRGRVVGGYRLEAFWPLPLFLLIPAGGHAAALPWHSLLGGGLGIVSLPVVIGFSEWTTSMLPGRKSARVSGRLLLYAAVLTGLALLADWWSPLTLPAALAALLLHEGLVWYGALEERRGSPFFVHPDAGLMVMAVLPGSPAHELGILPGEVLLKVNGQALTGQAQQLHEALRRSPAFCKLEVQNAAGESKYLQRAIYDGDHHLLGVILAPQPDEDTTVPEKPAGLIGIAGLKTGARRKRQGAEELPPRMHSAARMLEPVQAPPPEPELPAAGERQGPAPGAGSPESAKG, encoded by the coding sequence TTGAATGATCTGCTGGATCTGCTGGCAAGCTTGGGGAATGCCGCGTTGCATATGCTGACGCAGCCTTTTTATTATATCGCCGTGTTGTTTCTGTTTCTGTATTACCGCAGACAGACGCTGCAGGAGCGCAGGCTTATTCATGTGAAGCTGCATGCGGCGGGCAGCGAAGTATGGCGCGCACTCTGGAGCGGCCTGGTTGTGGGCCTTGCGGTGTCGGCGGCCGCCATTGCGCTTGGCGTTTCGGTATCCACTCCGGGGGTTCTCTGCATTTGGGCGGTAAGCCTGCTGCTGCTCCTGATTCGGGTGCGGTATTTCTGCTTCGCATATACGATCGGACTTCTCGGGGTCCTTCAATACATACTCTCCTGGCTGCCGGATTTCCGTCCTGCCGGATTTTGGGGCGAGACCATCATGGCGGTCAGAGGTCTGGATATTCCCGCCCTGCTCGTGCTGGCAGGCATCCTGCATCTGGCGGAAGCGCTTCTCGCCAGATGGCAGGGCCGGGGGCTGGCGACGCCGCTCTTTCTGGACGGCAAGCGCGGCCGGGTTGTGGGCGGCTACCGGTTGGAGGCGTTCTGGCCGCTTCCGCTGTTCCTGCTGATTCCGGCAGGCGGTCATGCGGCAGCGCTGCCTTGGCACAGCCTTCTGGGCGGCGGCCTCGGCATCGTATCGCTGCCCGTGGTCATCGGGTTCAGCGAGTGGACAACGAGCATGCTGCCGGGCCGCAAGAGCGCCCGCGTCTCAGGACGGCTGCTGCTGTATGCCGCCGTCCTGACCGGTCTCGCGCTGCTCGCGGACTGGTGGAGCCCGCTCACGCTCCCGGCGGCGCTCGCCGCTCTGCTGCTGCACGAAGGCCTGGTCTGGTACGGCGCTCTTGAGGAGCGCCGGGGCAGTCCCTTCTTCGTGCATCCGGATGCCGGCCTCATGGTGATGGCCGTGCTGCCGGGCAGTCCCGCGCATGAGCTGGGCATTCTGCCCGGCGAGGTGCTGCTCAAGGTCAACGGTCAGGCGTTGACCGGACAGGCGCAGCAGCTGCATGAGGCGCTGCGCCGGAGTCCCGCGTTCTGCAAGCTGGAGGTGCAGAACGCGGCGGGCGAGAGCAAATATTTGCAGCGCGCCATTTACGACGGCGACCATCATCTGCTGGGCGTCATTCTGGCTCCCCAGCCGGATGAGGACACGACCGTGCCGGAGAAGCCGGCGGGACTCATCGGCATCGCGGGCCTGAAGACGGGCGCGCGCCGGAAGCGGCAGGGGGCGGAAGAGCTTCCGCCCCGGATGCACTCGGCGGCCCGGATGCTGGAGCCGGTGCAAGCTCCTCCGCCCGAGCCGGAGCTGCCTGCTGCGGGTGAGCGCCAAGGCCCGGCACCCGGAGCGGGCAGCCCGGAATCGGCGAAGGGCTGA
- a CDS encoding response regulator transcription factor — protein MIKVMIVDDDSFIRESLKVLLGLDGELEVTGTAGDGGEALKLLGDGTEADVVLMDIRMPGVDGVEGTRQIRAQFPQTSVLMLTTFDDDEYIIEALRGGASGYLLKNIPPDRIIQGIKTVHAGSMLIHPDIARKLTGLLQPPAPAAAPARPLESYGLTQTEQAVVSLIAEGHTNKEIAASLFLSEGTVKNYITEILSKLELRDRTQIAIFYLKNGR, from the coding sequence TTGATTAAAGTCATGATTGTCGATGACGATTCGTTCATCCGGGAGAGCCTGAAGGTGCTGCTGGGCCTTGACGGGGAGCTTGAGGTGACCGGAACGGCCGGCGACGGAGGCGAAGCGCTGAAGCTGCTTGGCGACGGAACGGAAGCGGATGTGGTGCTGATGGACATTCGGATGCCCGGCGTGGATGGCGTAGAGGGAACCCGGCAGATCCGCGCGCAATTTCCCCAGACCTCGGTGCTGATGCTGACCACCTTCGACGACGACGAATATATCATCGAAGCGCTGAGAGGCGGAGCCAGCGGCTATCTGCTCAAGAATATTCCCCCGGACCGGATCATCCAGGGAATCAAGACAGTGCATGCCGGCAGCATGCTGATCCATCCCGACATCGCGCGCAAGCTGACCGGCCTTCTGCAGCCGCCGGCGCCCGCCGCGGCGCCTGCCCGCCCGCTGGAATCCTATGGCCTGACGCAGACGGAGCAGGCGGTCGTGTCGCTGATCGCGGAAGGGCATACCAACAAAGAAATCGCCGCCTCCCTGTTTCTGAGCGAAGGAACGGTCAAGAACTACATAACCGAAATTTTGAGCAAGCTGGAGCTGCGGGACCGGACGCAGATCGCGATTTTTTATTTGAAGAACGGGCGTTGA
- a CDS encoding MFS transporter, which translates to MQSTKSIMLTIIVACQLMVVLDSSVMVTALPEIGRTLHLTTANLTWVQNAYILAYGGFMLLGARAGDIMGRRRIFRAGIALFTVASLLAGMAQSAEFLLAARALQGLAAAMATPSTLALLSVSFVETKERSRAIAIYSAVSGGGGSVGLILGGMLTEWISWRVGMFINVPIGIALLIIIPKYLQETQKRTGHFDLLGAVLSVTGMTSLVFGFVQAAAAGWHHTVTLAPLAAGIVLMAGFVAVEARAKEPIIPLRLFSSRERSGAYLGRFLFICGNFSLFFFIPQFLQNVLGFSSFESGLAFVPFTGVQFGMMYVMPWLVSRFGSVKILISGLVIAILGTIWCSQISTGTSFFPNMFLPLILMGIGAGMVFQPLTAFGLTDVDPGDSGAASGLINVAHQIGASMGLAVLSTVFESVYRSSSPSAEQFAHAASIAVTGSAVFLTTALLVTLLMLFRPAAKLRSE; encoded by the coding sequence ATGCAGTCCACTAAATCGATCATGTTAACCATCATTGTTGCTTGCCAGCTTATGGTTGTGCTGGATTCGTCCGTTATGGTTACCGCGCTGCCCGAAATTGGCCGGACCCTTCATCTGACGACCGCCAACCTGACCTGGGTGCAGAACGCCTATATTTTAGCCTATGGAGGCTTCATGCTGCTGGGTGCCAGGGCGGGGGACATCATGGGCAGAAGAAGGATATTCCGTGCAGGAATTGCGTTATTTACGGTTGCTTCCCTGCTCGCAGGGATGGCACAATCCGCCGAATTTCTCCTGGCAGCAAGAGCTCTGCAAGGACTGGCGGCAGCGATGGCGACCCCGTCCACATTGGCCCTGCTGTCTGTGAGCTTTGTGGAGACGAAAGAACGGTCACGAGCCATCGCCATCTACAGCGCGGTGTCCGGGGGAGGCGGCAGCGTCGGCTTGATTCTGGGTGGAATGCTGACCGAGTGGATTTCCTGGCGGGTTGGAATGTTTATCAACGTCCCCATAGGAATTGCCCTGCTGATCATCATCCCGAAATATTTGCAGGAGACGCAGAAGAGAACAGGACATTTCGATTTGCTCGGTGCCGTACTGTCCGTTACCGGCATGACTTCTTTGGTATTTGGATTTGTTCAGGCGGCCGCCGCCGGATGGCATCATACCGTCACTTTGGCGCCTTTGGCAGCAGGCATCGTCTTGATGGCAGGATTTGTTGCGGTGGAAGCCCGGGCGAAAGAGCCGATCATACCGCTTCGTCTATTTAGCAGCCGTGAGCGCTCCGGGGCTTATCTTGGAAGATTTTTGTTCATATGCGGCAATTTCTCGTTATTCTTCTTTATCCCGCAATTCCTGCAGAACGTTCTCGGTTTCAGCTCCTTTGAATCCGGCCTTGCCTTTGTGCCTTTCACGGGTGTGCAGTTCGGGATGATGTATGTGATGCCATGGCTGGTGTCCAGATTCGGAAGTGTAAAAATACTCATATCCGGGCTGGTCATCGCCATTCTCGGTACAATATGGTGCAGCCAAATTTCAACCGGAACTTCATTCTTCCCGAATATGTTCCTCCCGTTAATCTTGATGGGCATCGGTGCGGGAATGGTATTTCAGCCGCTTACCGCCTTTGGCCTGACAGACGTAGATCCGGGCGACTCGGGCGCGGCTTCCGGCTTAATCAATGTTGCGCACCAAATCGGGGCTTCGATGGGACTGGCTGTCCTGAGTACGGTCTTTGAATCTGTATACCGGTCCTCATCGCCTTCTGCGGAGCAGTTCGCCCACGCCGCTTCGATTGCTGTAACCGGTTCGGCAGTCTTTTTGACAACGGCTCTGCTTGTAACTCTTCTCATGCTGTTCCGGCCCGCCGCGAAGCTGCGGAGCGAATGA